GAGGGGCGGACGCTGCTCGAACACGTCGCCGCCAGCCTGGAATCTTGCCCCCTGCGCCTGCTCGTCGCGCCACCCGGGCGTTACACGTTGCCCGGCTGGGTGAGAGTGCCTGACATCCGCCCGGGTGAGGGTCCCCTCGCGGCTCTGGAGGCGGCCCTGAATGCCGCACAGATTGGACGGGGGCCGGGTTGGGTCGCCTTCGCCGGGGTGGATATGCCCCGCCTGACCCCCGCGTACTGGGAGGTGCTGGGGCAGGCCCGCACCCCCGGGGCCCGCGCCGTTCTCGCCCTGGACGCCGAGGGAAGGCCGCAGCCCCTCGCCGCCCTGTACCACACCGATCTGCTGGAGCAGGTGGCCCGGCTTCTGGACGGTGGGGAACGTCGGATGCGGGCCGCCGCCCCTCCAGCCCTCACGGTCACCGTACCGCACTCACTCATCCGGGCAGTCAGCCCCCAGGCCCTGCGGAACGTCAATACTCCCGCCGACCTCGCGGCGCTGGCGGAAGGGCAATAAAAAAGCCGCCTCTCTGGGCGGTGATAAAAAGAAGATAGCGTGGGATGCAGGGAAAGTCAAATTATGCAGCCCGATCTTGCAACCCCTACCCGCACCGCGCCTTATGCTCCTTCTTGAGTCGGGCGTATTCCTCGTTGGCCTCCGCCTCGTCCCACTTCGCCTTGAAGAGGCGGGCGGACTCGGCCTTCACCGGGTCCTCGGGGGAGCGGGGGAGTTGGGGACGGCCGTGGGCGCCGCTGCGGCCTTTTTTATCGTCGGGGACGGGGCCGTCGTATTTCTTGCCACCTTTATGGTTGGCATAGCGCCGCGAGCGGGTGTAGCCCATCTGGAGGAACTTGCGGGCCATATCGGCGCCCACGAAGTCCCCGGCCTCCAGGTATTCCAGGAACATCCGGTAGATCGTCTCGCTGCTCTGGCGGGCGAGGTCGGGGGTGGCGAAGCGCCAGTGCGGCAGGAGTTCGGACTTGTACGGCTGCACGAGGAGGACGCCCTGCTCGCCCACGCCCACCCGGTACAGTTCGGGGTGAGCGCGCAGGTCGAGGTGGGCGTAGTCGAGGGAATAGTCGAATTGGGGCATGAGTCCTTAAAGAAAGGCTGCCGGGAACAGCCTGGCAGCCCCTCTGTCCCGCGTGACCCTCAGTTCATGCGGTCGTCGTCCATCATCGCCTGGAGCATCCAGCGAATCTTGTCGATGGTGGCGGCGTAGCCGTTGTACAGGTCGGCGGTGGCGGGGTCGTTGGCGTCGTCCACCGTCTTGGAGTCGTCGCGGTAGCCGCGCGCAACGCGGGTGAGGTCCTGCACGAGGTCGGCGACCTGGGTGCGGGCGTCGCGGACGGTCTCGGTGGGCACCTGCACGAGGCTGAAGCGTTCGAGGTCGCTCGGCGCCGCGACCGGGCTGCCCCCCAGCGCCACCAAGCGCTCGGCCTGCTCGTCGATGCCGTCGAAGATTTCCTCTATGAACTCGTCGTAGGCGAGGTGCAGGTCGCGGAAGAAGCGGCCCCGGATGTCCCAGTGGTACTTCTTGAACTTCAGGTAGAGGCTGATCGTGGTGGCGAGGTTGCGTTGCAGCGTCTCGCTGACGGTACCGAACTCCTCCTCGGTGAGGTAGCCGTGGTCCACCAAGCGGTTGTTCACCGTGTTCAGATGCGCGGCGTCGGCCTTGGCCTCGCCCTGGGCCTCGACCCCCTGGGCGCCCTCCTCGGGCACGGCCTGATCTTGAACCGTCTGGTCCTGGCCCGCCTGATCCTGCACGCCGCTTGCCAGCACGGCGTCTTCCTGTACCGCGCTCTCCTGGGGCGTGGCCTCCTGCGCCGCCTTGGTCCTGCCGCGCGAGGTCCGGGTCCCCGTCTTGCCCGCGCTCTCCGTCTTGCCCGTGCTGCCCGACTTGGTCGCCTTGCTCGCTCGTGTCATGGATTCACGCTACGCTGCCCGCCCGGAGAGGCCCATAGGGGGTTTCTTCACGCAGCCCACCGGGGCTGGCTATGCTGACCTTCCCATGACCGACCCGCCCGAGACGGACAGGCTGTCAGCCCTGCTGGGTGAGCTGCGTATCCTGCTCCAGGGCGCACAGGTCCTCACCAGCTTCCTGATCATCCTGCCGTTCAACACCAATTTCCGCGACATCCTGGCCTCCGAGCGCTGGGTGTACGCGGCCACCTTCCTCTGCTCGCTGATCAGCCTGCTGCTGCTGAGCGCCCCGGCCCTGCACCACTACCTGCGCCGCCCGCTGCACCACCCGCGGCAGTTCAAGGCGACGGTCACCCGGCTGGTCCGGGCCGGGGCCGTCTTCATGTCCCTGACGCTGGTGCTGGCGACCCGGCTGGTGGCGAGCCACGTGCTGCCCGGCGCGTTCGGCTGGATCGCGCCGGGTGGCATCGCCCTGCTGCTGCTGTGGGTGTGGTGGGCCGTCCCCCTCTGGCACGAGTACCGGGAGTACGGGGGGCGCGAACGTTAAGGCGGGGCGCGGAAACCTTGTCGTGCTGAGCGAACGCGAAGCATCTCCAGCCCCTTCGCCTTGCTCAGGGTGACAACCTTTTGAGTCTTGCCCTAGAGGCCTGCGAAGGTCAATCGGTTCCCCTCCACCCTCAACTCCACCGCCCCCACCTCCTGCAACTCGGTGAGGTGGGCGCTCACGACCGCGCGGTTGAGGACCACCGCCCCCGCGTTCGTCATCTCCACGCCCAGGGCGGTGCACACCCGGGCGAGCAGTTCGTCCACCGGGGCCGCCCCCGCCCGCACCGCCTCCAGCACGGCCCGGGTCGTCCGCTCGTAGGCGACGAGGTTGGCCGCCACCAGCCCCGCGAGGTCCTCCGTGGGTCCGCCGTGGCCGGGCAGCACAAGGCGCACGCCCGTCAGTGTTCCCAGCCGCGCGGCGGCCTCCTTCTGGAGCCGGGAGTCCGCGCAGAAGGTCAGGGGATGCTTGCTGAGAGCGTCCGGGCCGAAGAAGGCGTCGGCGGCGTAGAGCACGGCCCCGACACGAACGGCCACCATCTGCATCGCATGTCCCGCCACGTCCAGCAACTCGACTTCCACCCCGCCGAGGCGCACCACGCCGAGGTCCGGCAGGGGCCGCGCCGGGCTGGCGGGCGCGAGCAGAAACTTCGTCTGGAGGTCACGCGGGGGCCGCGCCCCGAAGAGGGAAAGGGGTTCGAGGATCGGCTCTCCAATGATCGCCGCCTCCAGGGGTGGGGCATAGACCTCCAGCCCTGGCAAACGCTTCAGCAGGAAGGCGTTCCCGCCATGGTGGTCCGCGTGGCTGTGGGTGTTCAGGATGGCGGTGGGGGTCAGTCTCATCCCTTCCAGCGCCCGCAGCAGCTTGCGCGCGTGGCTGTCGTCGAGGCCGGTGTCCACCAGCAGCGCGCCGCCTTGTGCATCCTCCAGCACCACGCTATTCACGGCGCCGGGCAGGAAGTGGACGCTGGGCGCCAGGGTCTGAAGCGGGGAGGTCATGGGGACAGGATAAATAAACAGCCCTGCAAGCCCGGCCAGGCCGCCGACATGGACGCGCCTGGGGGACTGGAGTAGCCTACGCGAATGCCCTCTTCGGCGCACTCCGCGCGGCCCCGCAGCGCCTTTACCCGCTGGTTTCTGGAGACCGACCCCCCGGAGCGCGAGGGCTTTTACGAGGACGAGGCGGCGGCCAGGGCGCAGCAGCACAAGCACCCGTGGTGGCAGGTCATGTGCCTGACCGGCGTGGACTACTTCTCCAGCCTGGGATACGCACCCGGCATCGCCTTTCTCGCGGCGGGCGCGCTCTCCCCGGTGGCGACGCTGGTGCTCGTGCTCGTGACCCTCTTCTGCGCCCTGCCCATGTACCGCCGGGTCGCCTACGAGAGCCCCCACGGGGACGGCTCGCTGAGCATGCTCGAACGGCTGCTCGCCTACTGGCCCAGCAAGCTGCTCGTGCTGGCCCTGCTGGGCTTTGTCGCCACGGGCTTTGTTATCACCATCACCCTGTCGGCGGCGGACGCGGCGGCGCACGTCACCGAGAACCCGCTGCTCAAGGTGGCCCTGGACGGCCAGGAGGTCCTCATCACGCTGGGACTGATCGCGCTGCTGGGCGCGGTGTTTCTCAAGGGCTTCAAGGAGGCCATCGGGATTGCGGTCGCGCTGGTCGCGTTGTACCTGGGCTTGAACGTGGTCCTGATCGGGCGTGGGCTGCTGGAGGTAGTGACGCACCCCGGCCTGGTCGGGGACTGGTGGACGGGCCTGCGGCAGACCTACCTCTCGCCACTGGCGCTGATCGGGGCCGCGCTGCTGGTGTTTCCCCGGCTGGCGCTGGGCATGAGCGGCTTCGAGACCGGGGTGGTCGTGATGCCGCTGGTGCGCGGTGAAGCGGGTGACTCGCCCGAACGGCCCCTGGGCCGCATCCGCAACGCCCGGCGACTGCTGACGACCGCCGCCACCATCATGAGCGTGCTGCTGCTGAGTTCTTCGGTGGTGAGCACGCTGCTCACGCCCAGCGCGGCGTTCTGGCCCGGCATCACGTACAGCCACAACGTCAATGCCGCCGACCTCGCGGCGGGCCGCGCCATCCTGAACGTTCCCCTCGACAATCCCGCCAACCCGCGGGTGGTCCACACCCTGCAACTGCCCCCCGGGCGCATCGGCACCTTCACCGTCTCGGTGCCTGCGGGGGGCACCACTGTGCCGCTCACGGTGACGGTCACCCCGGTGCCCGGCTCCGGGGCGGACAGCGTCACGGTCACCAAACCCGCTGGGGAGGCGAACGGGCGCGCCCTGGCGTACCTCGCGCACCGCACCTTCGGCGAGGGCTTCGGCAGCCTGTACGACCTCTCGACCATCCTGATCCTGTGGTTCGCGGGGGCCTCGGCGATGGCGGGCCTGCTGAACATCGTGCCGCGCTACCTGCCCCGCTACGGCATGGCCCCCGAATGGGCGCGGGCCACCCGGCCCCTGGTGGTGATCTTCACCGGCATCTGTTTCCTGGTCACAATCCTGTTCCGGGCGAGCGTGGACGCGCAGGGCGGAGCGTACGCGACGGGCGTGCTGGCCCTGATGACCTCGGCGGCCATCGCGGTGTTCCTCACCGAGGTGCGGCGGGGGCACCGCGGCACCTCCGTCTTCTTCGGCCTGGTCAGCCTGATCTTCATCTACACCATCAGCGTCACCATCCTGGGGCGCCCGGAGGGTCTGTACATCGCCCTGCTGTTCGTCGCGGCGATCCTGGCGATCAGCGTGGCCTCGCGGGTGAGCCGCTCGACCGAGTTGCGCGTGCAGCAGGTCGTCTTCGACGGGGAGGCCGAGCGCCTGATGCAGGAGACCCGCCAACGTGGCCTCCCCGTGCGCTTTATCGCCAACCGCCTCAACGCCGGGGATACCACCGAGTACCGCCTCAAGGAGCTGGAGGTCCGGCTGGACACCCACCTCCCCCAGGGCGAACCCGCCCTCTTCCTGGAGGTGGAGGTCACCGACCCCAGCAATTTCAGCGACACCGTGACGGTGACCGGCGTCCGGGTGGGCCGCCACGCCATCCTGCGCGCCCGCGGGAACAGCGTGCCCAACACCATCGCCGCCGTGCTGCTGCATGTGCGCGACCTGACCGGCGTGCCCCCCCACGTGTACTTCGAATGGAGCGAGAAGGGCCCCGCCGGGAACGCCCTGCGCTTCCTGCTCGCGGGCGAGGGCGACATCCCGCCGCTGACCCACGAAATCCTGCGTGTGGCCGAGCAGGATCAGGCCCGGCGGCCGGTCGTGCATGTCGGCGGGTAGGGCTGGGACGCAGAAGGGGAGCCAGCGTGACTTGCTGGCCCCTCCACTTCTTTTCAGACAAAAACCCCACCCCGCGGCGGGGACGTCCAGTCAGGCACGGTGACGCGCTGGGCAGGCGCCCAGAGGCTCAGGTCATGAGCTTGACCGGAGTACGAATCAACTTTGCGGGAGCGGTGAACAGGACCGCGAGAGTGGTGACAACCGCCGTTCAGGTCGCCAGACTGTTCATTCGACGTTGAACCTTGGCTTGCTCCGCTGTTCGATCGCTGGTGTGCTTCTTGTGCGTCACCCACCTTTCGGCGACCCCCATGTGTCTGCGGCCCACGGGGATCGCCCCTCTCTAGAGTGGTGACCTCCGACCTACCCCATTTGTTGTCCAGCGCAGCCAGCAGAGCCCGTCCACTATAGAGAGTCAGCCTCCTCTCACGGTCTCACTCCCGCCCCCGCCGGGTGTACCCTCTGCCCCGTGACTCCTTCCGCGGCTGCCCCTCCCTTTCGTCTTTCAGGAGCCCAGCTCGGCCTGATTGCGGCGAACTTCCTCATGTGGGGTGGCTTCTTCGCAGTCATCCCGCTGGTGACGGTGCATTTCGTGGACGGGCTGGGGTGGGCGGCGGCGAGCGTGGGGCTGGTGCTGGGGGTGCGGCAACTGACCCAGCAGGGCCTGACGGTATTCGGCGGCGCGTGGGCGGACCGCATCGGCGCCAAGCCGCTGATCCTGGCCGGGTGCCTGATCCGCACGCTGGGCTTTACCTGGATGGGCTTCGCGGACACGCTGCCCGTGCTGCTCGCCGCGTCCGTGCTCGCCGGAATCGGGGGCGGCCTGTTCGACGCCCCCAAGAACGCGGCGATCACCACCGTGACCACCCCGGAACACCGCACGCGGATGTTCAGCCTGACCTCCATCTCGGGGAACCTGGGCATGGTGACCGGCCCGCTGATCGGCGCATGGCTCATCGGCCTGGGCTTCCGCACGGCGGCGGTCGCGGCGGGCAGCGTGTACCTGCTCGCCTGCGCGGTGCTGGCCCTGACCCTGCCGCACATCCGCCCCGAGCGGGCGGCGAGCGGCCTCGCCGGGCTGAGGACGGCTGCCCTGGACCGCCGCTTCCGGCGCTTCACCCTGGTGCTCGTGGGGTATTTCCTGCTCAGCACGCAGCTCAACGTGGCGGTCACCCTCAAGGCGGTCGCCCTGGCGGGGCCGGGGGCGACGGGGCCGCTGTACGGGCTGTCGGCGGGGCTCGCGGTCGTGCTGCAATACCCCCTGCTGCGCTTCGTGGAGCGGCGGGTGCGGACGCGGGTGGCGCTGGTCGCCGCCGTGCTCACCGTCGGCCTGAGCCTGGGCCTGATGGGACTCGCGGTCACCTTCGGGCAACTGCTCGCCTGCGTGGCCCTGTACAGCCTGGGCACCATGCTTGTGTACCCCACCCAGCAGACGCTGACCGCCCGGCTGGCCCCGCCCGGGCTGACCGGCAGCTACTTCGGCTTCTCGGCAATCAGCCTGGGGCTGGGGGGCGCGGTGGGCAACCTGGTGGGCGGGGTGCTGATCGATCTGGGGGCGCGGCTGGGGGTGCCGCTGCTCCCCTGGCTGACTCTGATGGGGGTGGGCGTGCTCACCGCGCTGGGCCTGCGCTGGGCGCTGAAAGAAGTGCCCACCCGCGAGCAGGTGGAGCGGGCACAGGCTTGACCCGATACCAGGGAAAACGCCCCACACCTCCGGAGTGTGGAGCGACTCGGTGACCGGGCCGGGGGCCCAGATCAGGGCGAGGAGGGCATGGGCATGGCCGGAGCGGAAGGAGAGGGGGCGGTCCCGCCCAGCGCCTGCGCCTGCGCCAGGTGATCGGCGACGATGGGCTGGAGTTGGGCGGCGAGGGCCACGACCGCCGCGTCCTGCCCGGCCGTCTGCTCGTTGAGCAGGACACTGAGAGTGGCCTGGTGGCCCACCACCTGCTCGTTGAGGTAGGCCCTGTCGAGGGCCGCGCCGCTCAGGGTGCTCAGGGTGTTCACCTTGATCTGGAGTTCCGGCGGCAGCACCTTGGGCAGCGGCACCCGGCGGGCGGCGGCCAGGGCATTGACCTGATTCTGCGCCGTCGTGTGTTCGTTGATCATGCGCTCGGCGTAGGCGCGCACCGCCGCATTGCTCGACTTGCCCAGCACCACCTGCGAGGTCTGGATTTCGAACAGGTTGCTGCCGGTGTTCGCTTGCAGGAACAGGCCGTCCACCGTGCTGGCATTCGGTGCCAGCATGGACGGCGCGCACGAGGCGAGAACGAGGGGAACAAGGAACACCGCGGGTCGTCTCAGCATAAAAAGCCTCCGGGCAGGGCGGATGACGAACGGCAAGAGGACCGTGACAAGAAACAGACGTTCGCCTCGAAATTCAGTGTGGGCAAGAGTCGGCTTTTCATCGTGGCAGTGTCCTTAAGAAGAACTGAGTTTAACCTCACAGCAGCGTGGGCCTCTATAAAACAGGTCGTAGCTTTGTAGCTCATCTCCAGAGAAGTTGAAGAATTCCCACAATGTTGCACTAAAATGAATCAGGGCCGCTCATCCCTACCCGCTACACTTTGCTTATGGTCTGGATCAACGTCTTCATGCTGCTGCTCGTCGCGCTGGTGGTGGGCTGGGTGCCGGTGGTGGGACCGCTGGGGCTGGGCTTTCTGGCTGGCCGGGCCGAACGGGGGCCGCGGGCCGTGCTGGTGCTGCTCCCCGCGCTGGCCTTGCAGACGCTGGGCCTGCTGGGCGTGCGCTGGCTGGAGAACGTGGCCGAGGCGCGCGGCCTGGGGGGCTGGTTCTGGACCGTCCTGGCCTGGCTGGGCAGCCCGGTGAACGCCCTGCTGGGCCGCCCGCTGGGAAACATGATCGGGGACAGCGACGCGGCGGGCTTCCTGCTGCTGTTCACGCTGCCCGCCGCGCTGGGCCTCCTGCTGGGCTGGCTGACGGGGCGGCGCCCAGGGCGGCTGTAACCGGGTTCCCCACGTGTGCCCGCACGAGGACAGGCACGGGCCATCCCTGCTCCCACCCATAAAGAACTCCCCGGCTCGGTTCAACCGGAGAGTTCCATTTGACCCCAGCCCCCGGCCGACCTCAGGGCAGTCTGCGGTCCTGGGTGATCGTGGGGGCGGCGGCGAGCGCCTGCACGCCGAGGTTGAGCAGGGTGTCCTGCCCGCGGGTGAGGAGCCGCAGGTCCTCATCAGTCTGGTCGCGGAGCTGGTTGGGCGTCACGCGCACCGGGTAGGGGGTGCCGTCAGGCTTGGCGTAGTGCAGGATGGTGAGTTGCAGCGCGGCGTCCTGGCCGACCGGGAAGATGCGCGTCGCGGTGTTGCCCACGCCCGCCGTCGTCTCCCCGATGATCGGGCCGCGCCCGGCGTACTGCACCTCGTAGGCGAAGAACTCGCTGCACGAGGCGCTGCCCTCATCCACCAGCACCGAAAGCGGTCCGGTCCAGAGCTGCGGGTTCCGCACGCCCCCGGCGTTGCGCCCGTCCTCCACCCGGGCGCCCCGGCTGACGAGCGTCCGGGAGTCGCCCTCCGGGCCGCGGGCCACCCGCACGAAGGAGGGGACAAAGGCGCCCACCGAGCTGTCACACTCGGCCAGGCTGCCCCCCGTGTTGCCGCGCAGATCCACGATCATGCCCTGCGCCCCGCGGGACCGTGCCTCGGCGACGAGGTCGTGGACCTTCTGCGCCACCCCGCCCCCCGCCAGGAAGGTGGGGATTCGCAGCACCGCCACGTTGTTCTGCGCCCCCGCGAAGCTCAGCCGCGGCAGGTCGCGGGTGCTGCTGTCGCGTGAGGTCAGGTTGACCGTGACCGGCTGCCCTGCCCGTTCCAGCCCCAGCGAGATCGTCCGCCCGTCCACCCGGGCCTGCCGCAGCGCCTCGTAGGTGTAGGGCTTGCCGTCTAGGCTGACGAGCAGGTCACCGCGGCTCAACCCCGCCTCCTCGGCGGCGCTCTGGGGCACGACCTCCAGCACGACCCGGCTCTCGCCGTCGAGCTTCGCCAGCTTCACCCCGAACTGCCGCCGGTTGCCGCCCGTGGCGCTCGCCACGAAATCCTGGAAGTCCTCGGGCGTCTGGAAGAAGCTGTGTTCGTCGCCCAGCGCCGTGATCTCGGCCTCCAGCACCGGGTAGGCCTTTTCGGCGGGGCAGGTCGTAGGCTCCGGAGCGCACGCCGTGTCCAGCCGCCCCTGGTACTCGCGGGTCAGGGCCGGACGGTCCACCGTGGACAGGCCGCCGTACTCGCCCTGCAGCAGCAGGTTCACCTCGTCGTAGATCGCCTGCGCGGGCGAGGGGACCACCTGTGCGGGGGGCGCCTCCGTCTGCGCGAGAGTACCGGGTCCGAACAGCCCGGACGTGAGCAGGGCGGTGGCGGCGAGCAGGGCGGACACACGTTGGGCCGACGGGCGAAGGGCCGGGACGCGGCGCGGGGTGGCGTTCATGGGTCCCCCTATTCTGCTGGGAACAGATGGGAACTTGGTGGGGCGCGAATCCCACAGGAGTCACAAAAAGGGGGTGAGAACTGGGGGGTAGGAATTTGGGAAAGCTTCAGGATTCGGGAGGCTTCTGCGCGGAATTCGCAGTCGTCTTCCAACGTGAGCTGAGGGCTATACCGAAGTCTCCCACCGAGGAGAAAAGCTGCGCGGGAGGACAAAAATCTCCTCCGGGTGGGCATGAAGGGCCGGGCGTCCGGGATCGGCCGGAGTTCAATCCCCTGGTCTTGGAGGCGAGCTGGCAAGGCAAGCTGACGCTTGCCACCCCACTCCCCGACCCTTTAACCCTTCCTACGCCACCGGGTGGCGCTGGTACAGGTCCACCATCCGGCGCAGGAAGCGCAGGCCGGGACCCAGGCTGCTCGCCTGCACCCATTCGTCCTCGCGGTGGGCATTGCCGCCGCGGTAGACGCCCAAGGCGATGGCGGGGAGGCCATGGGGCGCGGCGGCGTTGGCGTCGGTGCTGCTCGACGCCAGACGCAGGTCGGTGTGGACCTCACGGGCCGCTTCCCGGGCAAGGTCGAGCAGGGGTTGCGAGTGCAGGTCTCCGCCAGGGCGGTCGCCGACGCGCTCCAGGCGCAGGCTGACCCCAGCCTCGCGGGCGGCGGCGTGCAGGGCGCCCTGTGCCCGGGTGTCGAGTTCGTCGAGGGCCTCCGGGTCGAGCGAGCGCAGGTCGAGCAGCAGATCGGCGCTCCCCGCGATGGAGTTGACGCTCGTGCCGCCTGAGGCCAGACCCACGTTCAACGTGGTGCGCGGCGAGACCGGACGGGGCAGCGCATACAGGTCGTGGATCGCCACGCCGAGGGCATGCAGGGCGCTGGGGGCCTGGTCACCCCAGGAGTGCCCGCCTGGCCCCAGAAAGATGGCCCGGTACCGCCGCACGCCCACCGCCCGCGTCACCGCCACCCCCAGATACCCGTCCACCGCGATAAAGGCGCCCAGCCGTTCCCGGTGCCGGGCGAGCAGGTGCTTGGCGCCGCGTAGGTCCCCCAGCCCCTCCTCGCCCACGTTGGCGGCGACCCACAGCGGGCGGCGCAGCCGCCCCTCGTGACCGCGCAGGTCGCGCAGCAGGGCCGTGACGACCGCCAGGCTGGCGCTGTTGTCACCCACGCCCGGCCCGATCAGCCGCCCGCGTTCCTCGCGCACCGTGACGTTGGTGCCGCGCGCGAACACCGTGTCCAGGTGCGCGGCGAGGAGCAGGGCGGGCTTGCCCTCGGTCCCGGGGGGCGTCACGCGGGTCAGGACGTTGCCCACCTCGTCGCGGGCCGTCTGGTAGCCGAGGTCCTCCCACAGGCTCGCCATCAGGTCGGCGCGCTCCCCCTCCTCGAAGGTGGGGGCGGGCGTCTGGGCGATGCGCGCGAGGTACGACAGGGGCATTGCGGGCGATTCTAGCGGCCCGGGCAGGGCTGGGCAGTCCCCCCGGATTCCCACTGCCTTTATCAAGCAAGGCCAAACCCCCGACCACCTGGGCCGGGGGTGGAAATCCGGGTTGACCTCAGCGGCGCATCAGCCGGGAGCCGATCATCGCGGCCAGGCCGACCAGACCCGCCTTGACCATCGGGTTGCCGAGCGCGCCGCCGGGAGCGAAGGCGGCCTCCAGCGGGCTGCGGCCGTCCTGGGTGGGGGCCTGCGCCGTGCGGCTGTAGGCGTCGGCGAGGTCGTTGGGATCGTCGTAGCGGACCTGCTGCACCGGGCTGTAGGGGCTTTGCACCATCGCGTCGCCCATCTGCTGGCGCTGATCCGGGGGAAGCTGCTGGAAGTACTCTCCCAGCACCTGGCGCCGCTCCTCGGGCGAGGCGTTCTGGAGGTATTCCTGAACGTAGGCGGCAGCCTCCTGGGGCGACACCCGGCCGTCGCCGTTGAGGTCGCGGGGGTCGAGGTTGGCCATCTGCTCGTGGCGGTCGCGTTGATCGAAGAACATGGAAACCTCCTGTGGAGTGGGTCTGGACCATCCGCCAGACCGGGGCGAAACGCCCTCACCTTAGGCGCCCCCCCGGTAGTCGGCGTGAGCGCACACTTCACAGGAGTTCATGGCCGCAGGTGCGCGAAAGAGGGCAAGAGGCGGGACAATCGCGCGCTGATCCCGCTGCTAGATTGCCCGCATATGCGTTCTCTCGTCCTGATCGGTCACGGCTCACATCTGAACGGCGAGTCGGCGGGCGCGGTCTACCGCTACGCCGAGCGGCTGCGGGAGCGCGGCCTGTACGACGAGGTCGTGGAGGGCTACTGGAAGGAGGAGCCCTCGCTGCGCCAGGTCCTCAAGACCACCCGCTCCACCGACGTGACGGTCATCCCCATGTTCATCTCCGAGGGCTACTTCACCGAGACGGTCATTCCCCGCGAACTCGGCCTGGGCCACCAGGGGCCGGTGCCGCCGGAGGGGATCGCGCGGGTGCTCGGTGGGCGAACGGTGCGCTACACCCTGCCCTACGGCGTCCACCCGGGTATGAGCGAGGTGATCCTTGCCCGTGCGCGTGAAGTTCTGCCTGACCTGAACGCCGCCGACACTGCCCTGATCGTGCTGGGCCACGGCACCACCCGTAACGAGAACTCCAACCGGGTGATCTACCGCAATGCCGATCTCTTGCGCAACTCCGGGCACTTCGCGTCCGTTCACGCCCTCTTCCTCGACGAGGACCCCAGGGTGGGCACCTGGCCGGAGGTGGTGAAGGCCCGGCGGGTGGTCGTTGTCCCCTTCTTCGCGTCCGAGGGCTGGCACACCCTGGAGACCATCCCCGAGGACATGGGCCTGACGGGCGAGGTGACGTGCTTCCCGGACAACCCCCACGGCCCGCA
This sequence is a window from Deinococcus apachensis DSM 19763. Protein-coding genes within it:
- a CDS encoding NTP transferase domain-containing protein, with product MRGVVGAITAGGRSSRFGTDKAAARLEGRTLLEHVAASLESCPLRLLVAPPGRYTLPGWVRVPDIRPGEGPLAALEAALNAAQIGRGPGWVAFAGVDMPRLTPAYWEVLGQARTPGARAVLALDAEGRPQPLAALYHTDLLEQVARLLDGGERRMRAAAPPALTVTVPHSLIRAVSPQALRNVNTPADLAALAEGQ
- a CDS encoding DUF4385 domain-containing protein is translated as MPQFDYSLDYAHLDLRAHPELYRVGVGEQGVLLVQPYKSELLPHWRFATPDLARQSSETIYRMFLEYLEAGDFVGADMARKFLQMGYTRSRRYANHKGGKKYDGPVPDDKKGRSGAHGRPQLPRSPEDPVKAESARLFKAKWDEAEANEEYARLKKEHKARCG
- a CDS encoding Dps family protein is translated as MTRASKATKSGSTGKTESAGKTGTRTSRGRTKAAQEATPQESAVQEDAVLASGVQDQAGQDQTVQDQAVPEEGAQGVEAQGEAKADAAHLNTVNNRLVDHGYLTEEEFGTVSETLQRNLATTISLYLKFKKYHWDIRGRFFRDLHLAYDEFIEEIFDGIDEQAERLVALGGSPVAAPSDLERFSLVQVPTETVRDARTQVADLVQDLTRVARGYRDDSKTVDDANDPATADLYNGYAATIDKIRWMLQAMMDDDRMN
- a CDS encoding DUF6328 family protein; this encodes MTDPPETDRLSALLGELRILLQGAQVLTSFLIILPFNTNFRDILASERWVYAATFLCSLISLLLLSAPALHHYLRRPLHHPRQFKATVTRLVRAGAVFMSLTLVLATRLVASHVLPGAFGWIAPGGIALLLLWVWWAVPLWHEYREYGGRER
- a CDS encoding MBL fold metallo-hydrolase — its product is MTSPLQTLAPSVHFLPGAVNSVVLEDAQGGALLVDTGLDDSHARKLLRALEGMRLTPTAILNTHSHADHHGGNAFLLKRLPGLEVYAPPLEAAIIGEPILEPLSLFGARPPRDLQTKFLLAPASPARPLPDLGVVRLGGVEVELLDVAGHAMQMVAVRVGAVLYAADAFFGPDALSKHPLTFCADSRLQKEAAARLGTLTGVRLVLPGHGGPTEDLAGLVAANLVAYERTTRAVLEAVRAGAAPVDELLARVCTALGVEMTNAGAVVLNRAVVSAHLTELQEVGAVELRVEGNRLTFAGL
- a CDS encoding MFS transporter: MTPSAAAPPFRLSGAQLGLIAANFLMWGGFFAVIPLVTVHFVDGLGWAAASVGLVLGVRQLTQQGLTVFGGAWADRIGAKPLILAGCLIRTLGFTWMGFADTLPVLLAASVLAGIGGGLFDAPKNAAITTVTTPEHRTRMFSLTSISGNLGMVTGPLIGAWLIGLGFRTAAVAAGSVYLLACAVLALTLPHIRPERAASGLAGLRTAALDRRFRRFTLVLVGYFLLSTQLNVAVTLKAVALAGPGATGPLYGLSAGLAVVLQYPLLRFVERRVRTRVALVAAVLTVGLSLGLMGLAVTFGQLLACVALYSLGTMLVYPTQQTLTARLAPPGLTGSYFGFSAISLGLGGAVGNLVGGVLIDLGARLGVPLLPWLTLMGVGVLTALGLRWALKEVPTREQVERAQA
- a CDS encoding DUF4142 domain-containing protein — protein: MLRRPAVFLVPLVLASCAPSMLAPNASTVDGLFLQANTGSNLFEIQTSQVVLGKSSNAAVRAYAERMINEHTTAQNQVNALAAARRVPLPKVLPPELQIKVNTLSTLSGAALDRAYLNEQVVGHQATLSVLLNEQTAGQDAAVVALAAQLQPIVADHLAQAQALGGTAPSPSAPAMPMPSSP
- a CDS encoding S41 family peptidase gives rise to the protein MNATPRRVPALRPSAQRVSALLAATALLTSGLFGPGTLAQTEAPPAQVVPSPAQAIYDEVNLLLQGEYGGLSTVDRPALTREYQGRLDTACAPEPTTCPAEKAYPVLEAEITALGDEHSFFQTPEDFQDFVASATGGNRRQFGVKLAKLDGESRVVLEVVPQSAAEEAGLSRGDLLVSLDGKPYTYEALRQARVDGRTISLGLERAGQPVTVNLTSRDSSTRDLPRLSFAGAQNNVAVLRIPTFLAGGGVAQKVHDLVAEARSRGAQGMIVDLRGNTGGSLAECDSSVGAFVPSFVRVARGPEGDSRTLVSRGARVEDGRNAGGVRNPQLWTGPLSVLVDEGSASCSEFFAYEVQYAGRGPIIGETTAGVGNTATRIFPVGQDAALQLTILHYAKPDGTPYPVRVTPNQLRDQTDEDLRLLTRGQDTLLNLGVQALAAAPTITQDRRLP
- a CDS encoding M20/M25/M40 family metallo-hydrolase: MPLSYLARIAQTPAPTFEEGERADLMASLWEDLGYQTARDEVGNVLTRVTPPGTEGKPALLLAAHLDTVFARGTNVTVREERGRLIGPGVGDNSASLAVVTALLRDLRGHEGRLRRPLWVAANVGEEGLGDLRGAKHLLARHRERLGAFIAVDGYLGVAVTRAVGVRRYRAIFLGPGGHSWGDQAPSALHALGVAIHDLYALPRPVSPRTTLNVGLASGGTSVNSIAGSADLLLDLRSLDPEALDELDTRAQGALHAAAREAGVSLRLERVGDRPGGDLHSQPLLDLAREAAREVHTDLRLASSSTDANAAAPHGLPAIALGVYRGGNAHREDEWVQASSLGPGLRFLRRMVDLYQRHPVA